A genomic window from Brevibacillus agri includes:
- a CDS encoding Ku protein, protein MHTVWKGSISFGLVNIPVRMFTATEERDIRFRQLHKECNTPIKYAKMCPHCQREVEPSEIVRGYEYEKGHFVMINDEDLEAITPETRRAIEILDFVDLSEIDPVYFDKSYFLSPQDTGEKAYALLRAAMEQTGKIAVAQVTMRNRQSLAVIRLYEHCIMLETIFYPDEVRPVSQVPALPEATVPLAENELKMATELIGNMTVPFDPAKYTDEYRVELQKMIEKKLEGQEIATAPTVARTNVIDLMQALKESLASTAGTTGSPVKLAPELAPEPAPAAAKPKAGRKRAASAEKADKTTSPAKEAVGKPSPGPTSTTKTLRRKKATPV, encoded by the coding sequence ATGCACACCGTCTGGAAAGGCTCAATCAGCTTCGGCCTGGTCAATATACCCGTCCGCATGTTTACGGCAACAGAGGAACGGGACATTCGCTTTCGCCAACTGCACAAGGAATGCAACACCCCGATCAAATACGCCAAAATGTGCCCGCATTGCCAGCGGGAAGTGGAACCGAGCGAAATCGTCCGCGGGTACGAGTACGAAAAAGGCCATTTTGTCATGATTAACGACGAAGACCTGGAGGCGATCACGCCCGAGACGCGCCGCGCCATTGAAATTCTCGACTTCGTGGACTTGTCGGAGATCGACCCGGTTTACTTTGACAAAAGCTACTTCCTGTCTCCGCAAGATACGGGAGAAAAGGCGTATGCGCTGCTGCGCGCCGCCATGGAGCAGACCGGAAAGATCGCCGTCGCCCAGGTGACGATGCGCAATCGGCAAAGTCTCGCCGTCATTCGGCTGTACGAGCATTGCATCATGCTGGAAACGATTTTTTACCCGGACGAGGTGCGCCCGGTCAGTCAAGTGCCCGCCTTGCCGGAGGCTACTGTCCCGCTCGCGGAAAACGAACTGAAAATGGCGACAGAGCTGATCGGCAACATGACCGTTCCGTTCGATCCCGCCAAGTACACCGACGAATACCGCGTCGAGTTGCAAAAAATGATCGAGAAAAAGCTGGAGGGCCAGGAGATCGCCACCGCTCCGACGGTTGCGCGCACGAATGTGATCGACCTGATGCAAGCTTTGAAGGAAAGCCTGGCCTCGACAGCAGGCACTACGGGCAGTCCCGTGAAGCTTGCGCCGGAGCTTGCGCCGGAGCCTGCCCCGGCAGCCGCGAAGCCGAAAGCAGGGCGCAAACGGGCCGCTTCTGCGGAGAAAGCGGACAAGACAACCTCCCCTGCCAAAGAAGCGGTGGGGAAACCGAGTCCCGGTCCGACCTCGACAACGAAAACGCTTCGCCGCAAAAAAGCCACTCCTGTGTAA